From Bacteroidota bacterium, one genomic window encodes:
- a CDS encoding winged helix-turn-helix transcriptional regulator, whose protein sequence is MGISKTEEFTVRDNKVAQYAKALAHPARVAIIEVLLKKNSCICGDIVDELPLSQSTVSQHLKELKSAGLIQGDIEGVKTCYCINEKEWLQAKQYLNALFDKLVVKKNCC, encoded by the coding sequence ATGGGAATTTCAAAAACAGAAGAATTTACGGTAAGAGACAACAAAGTTGCTCAATATGCCAAAGCACTGGCACATCCTGCCCGTGTAGCGATCATTGAAGTTCTTTTAAAAAAGAACTCATGTATCTGTGGTGATATAGTGGATGAATTACCTTTGTCTCAGTCAACCGTGTCTCAGCACTTGAAAGAATTGAAGTCTGCCGGATTGATCCAGGGAGATATTGAAGGAGTAAAAACTTGTTATTGTATAAATGAAAAAGAGTGGCTTCAGGCTAAGCAATATCTGAATGCACTGTTTGATAAGTTAGTTGTTAAGAAAAATTGTTGCTAA